DNA from Ictalurus punctatus breed USDA103 chromosome 20, Coco_2.0, whole genome shotgun sequence:
GCAAAGAGCTGGTAGGTTTGACATGTAATGTAGAATTTTCAGTAAGATCTTAGAGTCTTATGATATTTAGTGACACATTATGAACATTAATTTGCCATGGCGGGAAAAAATCCACCATTAAGATGGTTATATAATTATGgttatgttgatttttttttttttattattatttttattttgttagaATATTATATCGGTATGTTGAGAACATGGCGGTACGTGTCTCTGAGAGTAATCTAAATCTAATTACTGTAATATAATTGTTTTGCCACATCACCCTTTATAGTCTGAATATTCTGCAGATTATTGCGTAAGATCATGCAGTTGCCAGTTCGACTCAGACAATAATACTTTACCACAGGCTCGTTGTATATTCGACTTACGGGGTTGTGAGCAGTGAGATTGTGTACACAGGTCCAAACTACAGTACGGGGGGGTTATTGTAAACGAATAATGCTGAGAATGTTTGGTTTGTGTGGTCTCCAGGGGTGTGTTCCAGTCTCTGGTTCAGAAGCACTTTCCATTAGAGAAACCGAAGAGAGAAAAGACTGCTGGAAATAAACGAAAACGTGAGTAGCTCTCATGACGAAGTACTCCGTTTATTCTcctaaatgaatattaaaaccTTACAGTATCGTGTATTCGACTTCAGTCTGTTTACTGCATCTAGACATGTACGGAAAAGGTTACATATCTAAGAAATATATCTATTTGGGTTCTCAGGAAAACCGAGAGGTCGGCCACCCAAATTTCCAAAACACTGTGTAGAGGTAGGCGGAGTTATTAAGATCAGCGACGGCTCGGATTCAGACTCTGAGGACATGGACAGTGACTCAAACTCGTCCCCTGACTCACTGCAAGACAACGATGACGTCATCTTTGTTAACCACATCAATGGACCTACTGGTAGGTTGGTGCTCAGTAGTTACTGAGAAATTGAATTTTTAGCCTtgtatagaaaagaaaaaacattgtttaagcTTTCACAGTGTTTCAAGTGTTTTGCCACTGTTTCaatgtgagatttttttttgttgtagttgcattttaaacataaaagccAATTTGGGCATAAACTACTCCACTACTATATAAATTTATAGGAATGTAAATCTTACTGGTGTGGGAATGTGTGCAGTAAAGCACCCTGTGTTTCAGAGTGTCTACATTACATATCTGGTGTACTTAAATTTAAGTCTAGACTGCTAAATCACATGGGAGAGGTCTGGCTCTTCCAATTTCTCTTCATcgaaactgttgtgtgtgtgtgtgtaatggggtttttttttcttgtgcccTCAGCAAAACTGGAGGAATTGAAGCAGAAGCTGCTGGCTAAGATAGCAGAGCTGGGAAAGGAGCTTCCTCTTAACACACTGGACGAGCTGATCGATCAATTCGGAGGCCCAGAGAAAGTGTCCGAGGTGAGGGTTTGCATGGCCGCAAAACAAACGAATCGTTTTCTGAAGTGTGCGCGAACGCGTACTTACGCTGTAgtcgtgtgtatgtgtagatgACGGGTCGTAAGGGCCGAGTGGTGCGGAGGCCCGACGGCAGGGTGCAGTATGAATCACGCGCTGAACAAGGATTCACCATCGACCACGTGAACATCAAAGAGAAAGAACGCTTTATGGACGGTGAAAAGGTAAAGATTCAGCTCGCGCCAGGGCCTCGTAGTGCCTTCGGCCATTTCCTGTAGGATTTACGTATAAAATGTGGGCTGGTgggtgacaaaaaaataaaagactctctccctgtctctctctctctgtttcacacAAAGCTGGTGGCGATCATCTCCGAGGCTGCAAGTTCAGGGATTTCTCTACAGGCAGATAAACGTGTGCAGAATAAAAGGAGAAGGGTGCACATGACTCTGGAGCTGCCATGGAGTGCTGACCGCGCCATACAacaattcggtgtgtgtgtggagaaaacGCTATAATGAGAAAAGACTCCTGTGGTGTTAAGACATTAGTTCTCGTGGAGTGTGCACAAGATTGAATAAAATGGTGTATTGCTGTTCAGTAAAGTGAGTGTGTTCTCCAACAGGCCGCACTCATCGCTCTAACCAGGTAACGGCTCCAGAGTACATCTTCCTGATCTCCGAGTTAGCGGGAGAGAGACGCTTTGCTTCCATCGTGGCCAAGCGCCTGGAGAGTTTGGTAATTACACAACCACAGtcatactttattttattttttccccctgcgaTTATATTCATACGCGTATACACGGAGCGTATCGTACGTCTGCGAGAAGAGTTCACGGATCTGTCTTTCTCATCAGGGGGCGCTGACACACGGCGATAGACGAGCCACCGAGTCCAGAGATCTGAGCAAATACAACGTTGAAAACAAAGTAGGAGAGCGTGCGCACTACTGAAAATATGcttctgaaatatttcataaacatgtaaacatttaataaaaggaTTTAACATTGTTGTCTGTCGTACAGCACTGAGGCATAATATAAAAATCCATCATTTAGACCTCATCTAGTGATACATTTATTATAGTAGATACAACAGTCAACGTATTTGCAGTCAGTTAAATGAGTTCGTTTACATCTGAATGCTgtaattgtaaatatattttagctATTGGTGTAAGCAAAAAGGGAACAGCTTGGTCTTTAAAATTGTTGCCCtgaatatgcataaatattttatgtttgtctCTCCACATAGTATGGCACAAAAGCTTTGGATAAGATCACTAAAGCCATCCTGGGATACATTGAAAACAAAGTTCCACCACCAAAAGGCTATCCAGGGGGTGAATCAAGATTCTTTGCAGGTTGTAATTTAAACTTTTATAGTCTACAGTGTTGGTCATTTATATGCTGTGCTCTTGTTTTCTCTGAACATTAGGCTGACTTTCGTTCATGAGTACTAATTAATTATGATCAGTTCTTATGCTAATTATtcttatactgtgtgtgtgtatgtgtgagacagatatGAAGAAAGGGATGATCGACGTGGgcattttctgtaaggagccACGCTTTGGGCTCAACACAGAGAAAGGTAAGTATTTACAACCCTGTATAAACATATTAGATGACTTCCAGAGTTATGTAATCTGATCTCAGTCTAATGCATGTGTGGGGTATTATGGGATTAGAACAGACCATAATTCTAATATGTcccttcagtaaaaaaaaaataataataataaataagcaggAAAACCTGTTTACTCGAAACACATTAGTGGAGTGGCAGTGGATCAATTTAGTcaataaatgtttcaaatgtgtaATATTTGAAAGTATATAAACTGTAATTAATCTTACAGCCATTACCACTGGAGCAATGCGGTAATCCCTCCATGACTACACTGCTATTTCTAACTAGAATATCTTTGCATATTACACTAAGGCCTATTCCACACTGGCACAGATTAAACTGATGTGTCTTTTTCATCCGAATCTGAAAATTGTCGCGTGATCTCCTGAAGTCCGAAATTTATTAGGATGCTCCACTGTATCTCTAATGAGAGGCTGTCATTGCTTCCTCATTTAGATTGTAAAATGCTCTCGGGGAAGGAAGCTCTGTGGACGAGggcattaaacatttaaagatgccAGTGTCTGGGATTAAAACCTTAATGAAGGTCCACATTGGAGTTCGGTTTGTCATCACTGCATTCGTATTTGCCCAGGATGATGCTGTCAGAATCAGAGTTTATTCGAAGGGCTTGTCAGTCCAGCTTAAACATGAGCATGAACCCCTCCTCTCCTTCCCATTCCCTAGATTGCACCATCACTAAATTCCTGAATCGGATTTTGGGCCTGGAGGTGCACCAGCAGAACTTTCTCTTCCAGTACTTCACCAACAACTTTGAATACCTGATTGACAAGGACAAAAAGGAAGGCAAATATGACATGGGTATACTTGGTAAGCAGCCAATCCTTCACACAATGgttgtgtctgtctgttcatttaaataccTTCATTCTGATAACACATCCCAAGCAGCTTGTTTTGCTTCGCACTCACGTATGCTTCATCTAGTCTAAGTGCAGAAGCACACGAGGAGTGATATATTTATTGACTTGAATCATCTATGCAgcacatttgaatgttttcctAGTTTATTGTGGGTTGAATTACATAGACTAGTCTGGCAAAACCACTGAACTGTATGATGCAGGGAGAGCTAATGTGACTGGAGTGTAGAGCTGTAATTTATAtctagtatgtgtgtgtttgtggggttgtattgatctgtgtgtgttattagaTCTGGCTCCAGGTAATGATGAGATCCAtgaagagaaacaggaagtgttccTGACTCCTGGGAATCCCCAAGAAGGCCAGGTCATCCTGTATAAGGTACTCACATCctatgtgtttattatttaaaaaaaaattcctctttATTACTTAAGGGCAACACTGGGGaatttctgtatttaaaatgttagtcaCTTAATGATGTCATTGTCTCATGATGAGGCAATGACAGTGCAACAATCTTGTGCGATATGGAGGTCTGTTCGGGTgcatttattgaagaaaacaaaactacagtgaaaagaaaaaaaaaacctagaaatgtgaaatataattaaaaagcaGATGTGCGTTATTTTTCCTTTCCATTAATTTGTCCATGCAGCATGTGAATTACGTTTTAATTTAGCATGGAACATGTGATTGAAAATCATTAGAACTGAaacttaaatataataaacccACATGTCTGTAAAAATAGAAACTATTAGAAGTTAGAAACCACACGAGAAGCTAAAACTAATTTGGATTCCACATCAAATATGAACTATTAAATCATTAATTAACTACCAATGAATTAATGTTTGGATGTTAACACTATGAAATAACACACGAGTTGTGCAGTGACCAAAACAAAGTGTTAAACGGTTATCTCAGTTCTACATGAAAACTATTTGGGGgaaacaatttaattttaaatatttttttttaaaaatgagatttagaaataaatttacacttttttttattttttttattgttttttttttcctatttacATTTCAACCATACGCCTTCAAGGTTTTTAAGTCAGTAAAAATGGAGCATTGAATCTAGTGTGTGCAGGCTTTTTACTGGTAGTGTATTTAGAGACTGACATGCTTTTGCCGTGCTGTTTTAAGATCAGCGTGGATCGGGGGATGCCGTGGGTCGAGGCCTGCAGCAAAGCAGACAAACTGACTGGGGAAAATGAGGGCTTCTACCTTTCCCACAAGGTATTTAGAACTATTACAGTAATCATTTACAAGTAATACGTTTTTACTATTTTCTACTTGTACTTTCTTTATTCCTGTTGGTGGCTTGTTCAGTAGTTATGGTGGTCATTTTGTGTGTCTCCAGCTGCGAGGGAGCCAGCCGTGTGTGCTGCTGGCAGAGCAAGGTCGAGGACGTAATCTCATCGTCTATAAGCCTAACATCGGCAGACAAGCCCACCCTGAAAACCTGGAGAATCTGCAGCAGCGGTACCGCAAGGTCAGAAGTGAGCCAGAGGCAGGCGCACCTTCACTCATTCGGTCATTACTTTCCACAACCGCATCATGATGTTCATTATTCTTAACAGTTGAGTGGACGGTTTAAAACTGACACTGTGTCATCTTAGTACACTGACTAGCCTGGTTTGGATTTAAATAAGCGATTATATTAAGAGCCTATGATTGGGTCATTATTacagtgattttaatgtttCAGCTGGCAGCAGTTCTTTTAATCCTAAGTGATAGTGTGTAGCTTCGCAGTTCTTAAACATCCATGTCGGAAGATGTAGCCTGTGGTCGTGGAAAAGTTTTTCCAGAAGGGGCAGATTATTGGCCTGCATCAAGCAAAATGTGCATTAAGGAGATTGCTGAAATCACTGGAATTGGGTTAAGAACTGTCCAATACGTTATTCAAAGCTGGAAGGATAATGGTGAACTGTCAATTTTGCTGGAAGAAATGTGGTTGGGGAAGGAATAAATCTTGAACGATCATGATGGGAGAGCTTTAAAACTTTTGGTGATGTCATGTCGTAAAAAATTGACAGTGGAACTCAACGGCTGTGTTTAGTAGTGAAAGTAAGagcatttccacacacacacacacaacgcagCAGGAACTTACAGGATCGGGACTAAACAGCTGTGTGGCCACAGGAAAGCCGTTTGTTAGTGAGGCTTCTTGAATAAAACGACTTAAATTTGCTAGGGAGCATCAAGATTGGACTGTGGAGCGATGGGAAAAGGTCATGTGGTCTGATGTGTCCAGATTTATCCTAttatactccacgtcttaattcgatttttGTTTACTTCGTGTATGACTtcagtcggattaaggtcatcaataatcgctgtttacatgttcctttcttaatcagagtatcgtcttaatcgggttcatcagattattgttgtccatgtagaCGAACTGATTGGCCACCACAGAGTCCTGCCCTTAACCCCACCGAAAGTCTTTGGGATGCACCGGAGAAGACTTTTTTTACGAAGTGGTTCGACTCTGGATGGAAATAAGTGTCGTAATGTTGCATAAGGTTGTCAAAACAAACGCACGCTGTAATCAGAGCTAAAGGTGGTGCAAGGAAATATTAGTGTGTGCGACTTTGTTTTGGCCGGCGAATGTACATTCTTCATGTTAGGAAGCGCTGTAATCCTAAAGTCTGAAATACTTCATGAGCATTATTAAGGACAGTGTAAACCTTGGACTGGTTCAGATCAGTTTTGCACAGTGACACCTAGTGGATATCAGGAGCCAGGTCCTCACTTCTGTTTTTGGTTTATTACGCTGCTGTAGGTGACCCCAGAAGAGGCCAAAGATTGCTGGGAGAATCAGTTTGTCTTCTCGTTCAAGAAGTGCAGCCATGCCAACTGGTGAGTAACAAAAGGTTATGAggtggattgtttttttttttttgtgtgtgtgtgctgaagcatctcagaaagaagaagggaaaaaagatAAGATTGTTgcttgtgtaaatatatatatatatatatatatatatatatatatatatatatatatatatatatatatatatatatatatatatatatatatatgcgtgtctGCAgtaattgatttgatttttttggtCTGACATATCAACTCATCATATGtctaagctgtgtgtgtgtgtgtgtgtgtgtgtgtgtgtgtgtgtgtgtgtttataggaaAGGTAAGTGTAAGCAGTTGGAGCAGGGTCAGGAGTGCTGGCTGGGTATGCGTCTGCGGCAGTACCACATGCTGTGCGGAGCTTTGCTGAGAGTGTGGAAGCGAGTCGCAGATGTCGTCTCTGACATCACCAACTCCAGCATCCTGCAGATTGTGCGCCTCAAAACCAAACAGAACAGCAAGCAAGTCGGTAAGAATTACAATttgcgcacacatacacaagacAGACACTGCACAAACCATTCACACCGTCACCTTAGAAGCGATGGTATATAATCATTCTGGATTTTGCGTTAATCAACGAATGAATGATGGTGGTACTGTGTTTAGGTTACACAATGTTCTGTTTAAATCTCCTTCAGGTATAAAGATACCAGAGAACTGTGTTGAGCGTGTGCGCAGCGAGCTCTCTCAGATGGACTCTGAGGTGAAGCGAGCTCGGCAGCAGAAGGAGCAGCGCGCGCAGGAGCAGCGCGCGCAAGAGCAGCGCGCGCAGGAACAGCGCATCCTCCAGGAGCGTCTCAGGCTCGAGCAGCAGAAGTTCCTCTACAGCCGCAAGCCCTTCAGTCGCCCTGCTATGCATCCACCAAACCCCCCTCCGTACCCAAGCCCACAGCCAGGCTGGGCTGCTCTGCCGCCCAAGAGCCAAGCTGTGGACGAAGTGCTGGACCTCACACTCAGTCCCTGCCCGTCCCCTGAGCCCAAACCCACTCGTGCGAACGGTGTAGCGGCGAGGCTGAAGTTCCCGGAGACGTTTCACCTGGAAGAGCTGATCTCGCAGGAGCAGCAGAGGGCGAGACGACCGCCCTTACATCCCAACAGCTTAGACACACTGCAAACCATACACACAcggaagcagcagcagcacacggTGCTGAGCGTGCTGCAGCAAAACAGGGCGAACCCAGGACATTTGCTCACGCCTCAGCAGAACTCCGGTCAATTCAACACACAGCTGCTGAGACACAACGGGAGCAAACCGGACATTAACACGCTAACCAACCACGGCATACGCATGCAACAGTTTCAGCAGCATGTAAACTCTGTATCACGGCCACCTCAGTTGCTTCAGCCCTCCCCTATACAGCAGGACGCTCATCAACACTCACTgatgcacgtgcacacacacagtttgcatACGCATGTACGGGAAAACCAAATGCCAGTCAGTGAACCTGCTCCACTTTCACTAAAACTGGTTCAGCAGGGCTCTCTCAGCAGTCAGTCGGTCACGGAAAGTTCTGCGACTCCGCAGGACAACTTCAGTTTCGACCTCGAACTGCTCGGTCATCCTGCATACTCGTTAACCTCTAAAGGCCCTCCCTCCCCTTCGTTTTCTTGTCCTTCCCCTGGGACGTCCTCGCTCTTCTCTTCAGACCCCCAGTCGTCTTCCCTCTCGGACTCCATCTCCCCTTCTTCTCTGTTTGCGCCTTCGTCCGACCGACCGCATCTTCCGTTACCCAATGGCCACTGCAGCTCGGACGCCCAGGATGTCCACAAGGCCCTAATGGCTCGCGGAAGTCCTGTAGACCGCCGCCACTCCGTCATTCAGTTCAATCCTTTAGACTGGGACGCCACCTAGTGGCCAATAATGCTTGCGAGTTTATATCACCACTGTACATGCACGTGGCAGTACTGTCACTTTTCTTTACTGTGATCTCAGCAGGTCTGGCTGAGGTATTTTGCAGTCGGTGTTGTTCTTTCTGCAGTTTGTCCACCCCCATCCTAGATCATTCGTCCACTGGCTGTAGTATACAGGTGCGTctcaaaaaatgttaatatcCTGGGAAAGTTCATTTTGTTTCcattatttaattcaaaaaatggaactttcatatattctagattcattacacataaagtgaaatatttcaagcctttttttgttttaacgtGATTaaggcttacagctcacggaaatcaaaaatccagtatctcaaaatattcaaataaagaatttatcatagagaaatgtcgacctgagaagcgCTCTAAtaagctaattaactcaaaacaccagCAAAGGTTTCccgagcctttaatctctcggtcacaatcacggggaagatgaaggTAAAcgttgcatttcatttgtaaatcaaggttccagagtctggaggaagagtggcaAGGAACAGAacccaagctgcttgaagtccagtgtgaagtttccacagtcagtgatggtTTGGGGTGTCATGTCATCtactggtgttggtccactgtgttttctcaagtcgagagtcgatgcagcgtctaccaggagattttaagCACtacatgcttccatctgctgaaaGATTTatagagatgctgatttccttttccagcaggactcggtacctgcccacagtgccaaaactactagtaactggtttcctgaccgtggtattactgtgcttgatcgtccagccgactcgcctgacccgaaccccatagagaatctacgagagacaccagacccgacaatacagacgagctgaaggccgctatcaaagcaacccgggcttccagaacaaacacgtcagcagtgccacaggctgatcgcctccatgccacgccgcattgatgcagtcaTTCCTGCAAAAGGTTTAAAGCCTCAACCGAGTATTGAgcgcataaatgaacatacttttcacaaggtcgacatttctgtattatgaattctttattctaatattttgagatgctggatttttttatttccgtGAGCtttaagccataatcatcaaaattaaaacaaaaagaggcttgaaatatttcacttaatgtgtattgaatgtagaatatatcaaagttccactttttgaattagaTTACAGTGGGGGGggtgaacttttccacgatatcaCATTTTTTGAGACGCACCTGTAGTTCCTTACAAGTGTTTTCATCAGCAGTGTTTCTTCCTTCACTGAAATTAAGGTCCATTAATTCAGGATGCTTTCAGGATACATTTGGTAGTTTTATGGCTCGTGGTTTAGGTGAGGTGGTTATTTTCccagttaataaaaaaaaaaataaaaacaaatatttttagaGCGGTACACTAGTTCAGATTTCTATGGAAGTCGTGTCTGAATATGGTTTAATCATCTCAAATATGTTGCAAAGCATTAACTAACCTATTTATCACTATAGATCACTATAGCTCCTGGTGCTGCTTCTGAATGATGCAGATTTCCATATATGACGATTCTTCCtggggtttttatttaaattttatttttttattgttgttgttaccGACCAAATGCAAGTGTCTTCACTTAAATACTGATCAGTTTGGATTATTCAGAACAACTACAGACATCCTGGAAAACTCTCATCAGTGCACCTTTTAAATGCTTTTgaaacatcaaatacattatgtatatttatttatatggtcCTTTTGGGCTTTTGTAACAACTGCTTCCTGTTGAAAACTGAATCAAGACCTGGAAGAAAATGCCTTTAGCTCAGTCAGTGCCTTTGTATCATTTAAGATGCAGTCAAcaatatcgtgtgtgtgtgtgtgtgtgtgtgtgcgcgtgcgtgcgcatgagcgtgcatgtgtgtatgttctaTAAAAGCAGATTAAATgcgtattatttattattgcgaTCATCAACTTGCACCCTCTACAAAGATATCTGCTCTACTTCATCAGAGGGGCTCACTGACTTAGAAATTTCTAATACTGCTGTTTTTACATACTGACCCCGTGAAATTTTTCCCCCCTATAATTCCGTGGGCCTGAGCTTGAGTAGAGGGACGGAATGTCTGGAAATATCTAGGGTATGAAAATAAAGCTAACAAACGTCATCCCTAGGATAATGAAGTACTCTATTTGCTTTACTGCTTGTGTACTTTCTCAGGTATAGTGTAAACTTATTACTGTCCAGACCAATTATTATTTAACTCAAAGAATTaaaggaccttttttttttttttttcttttctctttcttttctttttttaactttggGGATTGAACACCAAATTATTTATTAGGCTATTGGTTATcttaagaggtttttttttttttttttttttttttttttttttgcttttttttcttcttttccttgaACCAATTACATTATTAAAGACTTTTGACAGTTAAACTACTGGACCTCATGCTAACCTCAGTCTCCTTCTTGAGGGAGTAAAACATTTTAGCAATAAAGATAAATTCGCCCCTtgaacaagtaaaaaaaaaaaaaaattaaaaaaaaaataataataataataaaaagagccTGAAACTTGATTAGGATTCTTGTTGGGCTCTcctttgtttgaaatatttttcaaatgtaTCAGAAGACTATTATAtttcaaaaaagaaagaggaaaaaaagaaaagattacTAAGGATACGTTTCTTATGAGGTCAAGATATTCTTGTATAGGTGGAACGGAAGCAATTTGTTGTCTTTGGTGTCGTTGCTGTTGTTCTTGATGTTTGTATTCTTGTTATAATGActataattattgttatttatatccATGGGACATTTTTAGTGGTGGTTAGTCCTGGTTATAATCTTGAGTAgtttaacacttttttaaacgTCTTGTTCGggtcttctctttctttcttcgtGTATTCTCTATTTACGGAAACGTCGACGCTTCTTTTTAACTCGCCACCAAATCTACTGCACTGCCTTGCACCCTGTCCAACATCGCCGTGTCATTTACATCTCGGTCGTCTTTCGCAGTAAGTGATTACAGATGTacaaaatctttattttattctttattattggGTTTTAGTCATTGATCCCAGTCACACCAAAGTCTCCAGCATGGTCTCGCGTAATCTCAGGAAAAGTTAGGGAATCTTTTTAAGCAATGCACGGCAGTGAAACACTGTGCTGCATTTCTGACTACTGTATTTCATAGATTTAGGCTTTTCAatatttcagaaaagaaaaatcgaTCAGATTATGAAACGGCTTTCCGATAT
Protein-coding regions in this window:
- the sbno2a gene encoding protein strawberry notch homolog 2a isoform X2 codes for the protein MPVLPTSVAMDTEDFLHPEGPQLESPKYSAPGPPLPNAIESQLFSSNPWPFPQQTQYNQYSYPMQQSGRQFQVNPSSLDEFSSFPDVDFSVLTSGRNGDFAPDLSCMDDLSNPSLFSSTPDSLSEYADPAGFGIDSLSHIASEGSAVTPMWDTPGHSQGQLSEIGQTPPEEEEEADEEETEELGHVDTYAEYKPSKSTIGISHPDIVVETSTLSSVPPPDITYTLSIPDNTIRTGMLSALQLEAIIYACQQHEVILQNDQRAGFLIGDGAGVGKGRTIAGIILENYLKGRKRALWFSVSNDLKYDAERDLKDIDAPNIPVLALNKIKYGDTATSEGVLFATYSALIGESQAGGQHRTRLKQILDWCKPGFDGVIVFDECHKAKNATSTKMGKAVLDLQNKLPRARVVYASATGASEPKNMIYMSRLGIWGEGTPFRTFEDFLHAIEKRGVGAMEIVAMDMKVSGMYIARQLSFSGVSFRIEEIALDEEFKVVYNKAARLWAEALEVFTRAADMLGLVSRKSLWGQFWSSHQRFFKYLCIAAKVRRLVELAKAEMNQGKCIVIGLQSTGEARTREVLDENDGHLDRFVSAAEGVFQSLVQKHFPLEKPKREKTAGNKRKRKPRGRPPKFPKHCVEVGGVIKISDGSDSDSEDMDSDSNSSPDSLQDNDDVIFVNHINGPTAKLEELKQKLLAKIAELGKELPLNTLDELIDQFGGPEKVSEMTGRKGRVVRRPDGRVQYESRAEQGFTIDHVNIKEKERFMDGEKLVAIISEAASSGISLQADKRVQNKRRRVHMTLELPWSADRAIQQFGRTHRSNQVTAPEYIFLISELAGERRFASIVAKRLESLGALTHGDRRATESRDLSKYNVENKYGTKALDKITKAILGYIENKVPPPKGYPGGESRFFADMKKGMIDVGIFCKEPRFGLNTEKDCTITKFLNRILGLEVHQQNFLFQYFTNNFEYLIDKDKKEGKYDMGILDLAPGNDEIHEEKQEVFLTPGNPQEGQVILYKISVDRGMPWVEACSKADKLTGENEGFYLSHKLRGSQPCVLLAEQGRGRNLIVYKPNIGRQAHPENLENLQQRYRKVTPEEAKDCWENQFVFSFKKCSHANWKGKCKQLEQGQECWLGMRLRQYHMLCGALLRVWKRVADVVSDITNSSILQIVRLKTKQNSKQVGIKIPENCVERVRSELSQMDSEVKRARQQKEQRAQEQRAQEQRAQEQRILQERLRLEQQKFLYSRKPFSRPAMHPPNPPPYPSPQPGWAALPPKSQAVDEVLDLTLSPCPSPEPKPTRANGVAARLKFPETFHLEELISQEQQRARRPPLHPNSLDTLQTIHTRKQQQHTVLSVLQQNRANPGHLLTPQQNSGQFNTQLLRHNGSKPDINTLTNHGIRMQQFQQHVNSVSRPPQLLQPSPIQQDAHQHSLMHVHTHSLHTHVRENQMPVSEPAPLSLKLVQQGSLSSQSVTESSATPQDNFSFDLELLGHPAYSLTSKGPPSPSFSCPSPGTSSLFSSDPQSSSLSDSISPSSLFAPSSDRPHLPLPNGHCSSDAQDVHKALMARGSPVDRRHSVIQFNPLDWDAT